A genome region from Crossiella equi includes the following:
- a CDS encoding phosphatidylinositol-specific phospholipase C domain-containing protein, which translates to MHRLFARVATVLGAGLLALAPALPAAAAPTPTGTTAVGIHNAYVQSTFPYLADALDTGAGMLELDIWTNFLFTRDFLVSHDPGRGNNCAAATTYEQLRTGARDQNLATCLRNIRLWHDRNPNHPPIVLKLEFKNGFDGRGGFGPTEFDRLVADNLGAANIFGPAQLKGAHPTLDAAARAGAWPTRSALTGKFLLLVERGTFEAANPFDRYHTDLEYADRLITANTAGTLSTTTAFPAINGASQSDPRTGDRGGDRAPWFVAFDGDASTYAGFPGTYLNGHYLVVMTDAHRVAPAIDGVNPPVPDAQARVRQLSEKGATIVSSDWRNPAIASYTAS; encoded by the coding sequence ATGCACCGCCTCTTCGCACGTGTGGCCACCGTCCTGGGCGCGGGCCTGCTCGCCCTGGCCCCCGCTCTCCCGGCGGCCGCGGCACCCACCCCGACCGGCACCACCGCGGTCGGCATCCACAACGCCTACGTCCAGTCCACCTTCCCCTACCTCGCCGACGCCCTGGACACGGGCGCGGGCATGCTGGAACTGGACATCTGGACCAACTTCCTCTTCACCCGGGACTTCCTGGTCAGCCACGACCCGGGCCGCGGCAACAACTGCGCGGCGGCCACCACCTACGAGCAGCTGCGCACCGGCGCCCGCGACCAGAACCTGGCCACCTGCCTGCGCAACATCCGCCTGTGGCACGACCGCAACCCGAACCATCCGCCGATCGTCCTGAAACTGGAGTTCAAGAACGGCTTCGACGGCCGCGGCGGCTTCGGCCCGACCGAGTTCGACCGCCTGGTGGCGGACAACCTGGGCGCGGCCAACATCTTCGGCCCGGCCCAGCTCAAAGGCGCCCACCCCACCCTCGACGCGGCGGCAAGAGCAGGCGCCTGGCCCACCCGCTCAGCCCTGACGGGCAAGTTCCTGCTCCTGGTCGAACGCGGCACCTTCGAGGCCGCCAACCCCTTCGACCGCTACCACACCGACCTCGAGTACGCCGACCGCCTGATCACCGCCAACACCGCGGGCACCCTCTCCACCACCACGGCCTTCCCGGCGATCAACGGCGCCAGCCAGTCCGACCCGCGCACCGGCGACCGAGGCGGCGACCGCGCCCCCTGGTTCGTGGCCTTCGACGGCGACGCCAGCACCTACGCGGGCTTCCCAGGCACCTACCTCAACGGCCACTACCTGGTGGTGATGACCGACGCCCACCGCGTCGCCCCGGCCATCGACGGCGTGAACCCACCCGTCCCCGACGCGCAGGCCCGCGTCCGCCAGCTGTCCGAGAAGGGCGCCACCATCGTCTCGAGCGACTGGCGCAACCCGGCCATCGCCTCCTACACGGCCTCCTGA
- a CDS encoding TetR/AcrR family transcriptional regulator, with the protein MGLRELKMQRTRLLIADKALELFAAQGFEATTIEQVAAAAEVGTRTLYRYFPTKESLIAGFVEEHLTGSLEVMRDQSPDTPLPEALQAVLGRLMSVVAEDSDRVLAVYALARRTDSVQARLADQTWRWRNELAEELAKRVGGPSATMVAALCAETTMGLFEVVLRRWVDSGGEADLWAIANEALDLLHTGAVPLPARRRGC; encoded by the coding sequence ATGGGCTTGCGCGAGCTGAAGATGCAGCGGACCCGGCTGCTCATCGCCGACAAGGCCCTGGAGCTGTTCGCGGCACAGGGCTTCGAGGCGACCACGATCGAGCAGGTCGCGGCCGCCGCCGAGGTCGGCACGCGCACGCTGTACCGCTACTTCCCGACCAAGGAGTCGCTGATCGCGGGCTTCGTCGAGGAGCACCTCACCGGCTCCCTGGAGGTCATGCGCGACCAGTCGCCGGACACACCGCTGCCCGAGGCCCTGCAGGCCGTGCTGGGCAGGCTGATGTCGGTGGTCGCCGAGGACTCCGACCGGGTGCTGGCCGTCTACGCGCTGGCCCGCCGCACCGACTCGGTGCAGGCCCGGCTGGCCGACCAGACCTGGCGCTGGCGCAATGAACTGGCCGAGGAACTGGCCAAACGGGTCGGCGGGCCGTCCGCGACCATGGTCGCCGCCCTGTGTGCGGAGACCACGATGGGCTTGTTCGAGGTCGTGCTGCGGAGGTGGGTCGACAGTGGCGGCGAGGCCGACCTGTGGGCCATCGCCAATGAGGCCCTGGACCTGCTGCACACCGGCGCGGTGCCGCTGCCCGCCCGTCGGCGGGGGTGCTGA
- a CDS encoding proteasome assembly chaperone family protein: MAVEPENLYEVDSDVPDLTGAVLLHHFDGFMDAGAAGRVLAEHLLETYEHRVIARFDVDGLIDYRSRRPLMTYETDRWADFAAPELVVYLLHDGIGNPFLLLSGPEPDLRWEAFTAAVRDLVERWGVRLTVGFHGIPMGVPHTRPLGVVAHATRPELISEHQPFFNRVQVPGNVSALLELRLGEAGHDAVGFAAQVPHYLAQSTYPTVAMTLLDHVVRTTGLVLPADSLRETARRADAEVQRQMRQSEEIAQVVGALERQYDAFAEAAGKESLLLETAEDMPSADELGAEVERFLAEQQGFNDPRDN, from the coding sequence GTGGCGGTGGAGCCGGAGAACCTGTACGAGGTGGACTCCGACGTCCCTGACCTGACCGGAGCGGTACTGCTGCACCACTTCGACGGGTTCATGGACGCGGGGGCGGCGGGCCGGGTGCTGGCGGAGCACCTGCTGGAGACCTACGAGCACCGCGTCATCGCGAGGTTCGACGTGGACGGGCTGATCGACTACCGCTCGCGGCGCCCGCTGATGACCTATGAGACGGACCGCTGGGCCGATTTTGCCGCTCCCGAGCTCGTGGTGTATCTGTTGCATGACGGCATCGGCAACCCGTTCCTCCTGCTCAGCGGACCTGAGCCGGATCTGAGGTGGGAAGCGTTCACCGCGGCGGTGCGCGATCTGGTCGAACGGTGGGGCGTTCGGCTGACCGTGGGCTTCCACGGCATCCCGATGGGCGTGCCGCACACCCGGCCGCTGGGCGTCGTGGCGCACGCCACGCGGCCGGAGCTGATCTCCGAGCACCAGCCGTTCTTCAACCGCGTGCAGGTGCCCGGCAACGTCAGCGCACTGCTTGAGCTTCGCCTGGGCGAGGCGGGGCACGACGCCGTGGGCTTCGCGGCCCAGGTGCCGCACTACCTGGCACAGTCGACCTACCCGACGGTCGCCATGACGCTGCTGGACCACGTGGTCCGCACGACCGGGCTGGTGCTCCCGGCCGACTCGCTGCGCGAGACCGCGCGGCGGGCCGACGCCGAGGTGCAGCGGCAGATGCGGCAGTCGGAGGAGATCGCGCAGGTGGTGGGTGCGCTGGAGCGGCAGTACGACGCCTTCGCGGAGGCGGCGGGCAAGGAGAGCCTCCTGCTGGAGACGGCCGAGGACATGCCGAGCGCCGACGAGCTCGGTGCCGAGGTGGAGCGGTTCCTCGCGGAGCAGCAGGGCTTCAACGACCCCAGGGACAACTGA
- a CDS encoding cytochrome P450 yields the protein MTETTSATTAFPTTRPEGCPFDPAAEYRQLREKPVDKVSCPVGVDAWLVSRYEDVRSVLADPRLASRAASPSNHADATADLDMPLAPGSILHHDGPEHARLRRLLTPEFTVKRMQAMRPYVADLVETHIDALLKNDKADLYHDFALPIPSLVICELLGVPYDDRETFQAVTAVLLRVGVAPEERQAASNEVNGYMAQLVMGKLANPTEDDLLGRLILRANATERPLTIEELVTLGVSLLIAGHETTANMIALSTAALLQHPERLAELRQDPSIAPAAVEEMLRYLSVVQFGVFRRVTEDLPLGDKVFKAGEFVIAALGSGNRQETVFADPDSIDFSRNATAHLTFGYGAHQCLGQQLARVELQEVFSRLFTRIPTLRLAVPFENIEFKHDALVYGVRALPVTWDS from the coding sequence ATGACCGAGACCACCAGCGCCACCACCGCGTTCCCGACCACCCGGCCGGAAGGGTGCCCCTTCGACCCGGCCGCGGAATACCGCCAACTGCGCGAGAAGCCGGTGGACAAGGTGAGCTGCCCGGTCGGCGTGGACGCGTGGCTGGTCTCCCGGTACGAGGACGTGCGCAGCGTGCTGGCCGACCCGCGCCTGGCCTCGCGCGCCGCGTCGCCGTCCAACCACGCCGACGCCACCGCCGACCTGGACATGCCGCTGGCCCCGGGCTCGATCCTGCACCACGACGGCCCGGAGCACGCCCGGCTGCGCCGCCTGCTGACCCCGGAGTTCACGGTCAAGCGGATGCAGGCGATGCGTCCCTACGTGGCCGACCTGGTCGAGACCCACATCGACGCCCTGCTCAAGAACGACAAGGCCGACCTCTACCACGACTTCGCGCTGCCCATCCCGTCGCTGGTGATCTGCGAGCTGCTGGGCGTGCCCTACGACGACCGGGAGACCTTCCAGGCCGTCACCGCGGTGCTGCTGCGCGTCGGCGTGGCCCCGGAGGAGCGGCAGGCGGCCTCCAACGAGGTCAACGGCTACATGGCGCAGCTGGTCATGGGCAAGCTGGCCAACCCCACCGAGGACGACCTGCTCGGCCGCCTCATCCTGCGCGCGAACGCCACCGAGCGGCCGCTGACCATCGAGGAGCTGGTCACGCTCGGGGTGTCGTTGCTGATCGCCGGGCACGAGACCACCGCGAACATGATCGCGCTGAGCACCGCGGCCCTGCTCCAGCACCCGGAGCGCCTGGCCGAGCTGCGCCAGGACCCCTCGATCGCGCCCGCCGCGGTGGAGGAGATGCTGCGCTACCTCTCGGTCGTGCAGTTCGGCGTGTTCCGCCGGGTGACCGAGGACTTGCCGCTGGGTGACAAGGTGTTCAAGGCGGGCGAGTTCGTGATCGCGGCGCTGGGCTCGGGCAACCGGCAGGAGACCGTCTTCGCCGACCCGGACTCCATCGACTTCAGCCGAAACGCCACGGCGCACCTCACCTTCGGCTACGGCGCCCACCAGTGCCTGGGCCAGCAGCTGGCCCGCGTTGAGCTGCAGGAGGTCTTCTCCCGCCTGTTCACGCGCATCCCGACGCTGCGCCTGGCCGTACCGTTCGAGAACATCGAGTTCAAGCACGACGCCCTCGTGTACGGCGTGCGGGCCCTGCCGGTCACCTGGGACAGCTGA
- a CDS encoding ferredoxin has protein sequence MRVTVDEEACVGAGQCVLAAPDVFDQREEDGVVILLQEEPPADLHEATKEAEVLCPALAIRLRS, from the coding sequence ATGCGTGTGACTGTCGACGAAGAGGCCTGCGTGGGCGCCGGCCAGTGCGTACTGGCCGCCCCGGACGTCTTCGACCAGCGTGAGGAGGACGGCGTGGTCATCCTCCTCCAGGAAGAGCCCCCGGCCGACCTGCACGAGGCCACCAAGGAGGCCGAGGTCCTCTGCCCGGCCCTGGCCATCCGCCTGCGGAGCTGA